GAATTCCACCTTCATATAAATCTCTTTTAACACCTTTAAAAGGTCCGTTACTATTAAAATATTTTGGATCTGCTCCACCTTCAGTATGCGGTCCGTTATCCGAAGTAAAAACAACAATAGTATTGTCCTCAAGACCTAACTCTTTAACTTTATCCATAATTTCACCAACTTGATTATCCATAATTTCAATCATGGCAACAAAAGCAGCGTGAGATTCTGTTTGAGATTCATAAAAACCTAATCTATATTCTGGTCCATCATCTGTACCTTCAAATACTTTCTCTGGAGCATATTTACCTCTATATTTAGCTAAAACAGCTTCTGGAGCTACTAATTCGGCATGCGGAATAATGGTTGGTACATACATAAAGAAAGTACTATCCTTATAAGTTTCTAAAAACTCGATGGCTTTTTCTTGAATTAACTCTGGAGCATATTGTTCTTTTTTATGTCCTGCATTACCTGTTAAAACAATAGAATCTTGATTAGACCATAAATGATAAGGATAATAATTATGCCCTAAACGCTGACAATTGTAACCATAAAAAACATCGAAACCTTGTTTGTTTGGATCACCTTCTGATCCTGGATAACCTAAACCCCATTTACCAAAAGCACCTGTAACATAACCGCCTTTTTGAAGCGCTTCTGCCATAGTATACGTGTTGTCTGGAATTGGATATTGACCTTCTGGCATAACCTCTTTATTACCACGAACCGGAGTGTGCCCTGTATGCATACCTGTTAATAAAGCTGAACGTGATGGTGCACAAACAGTATTACCAGCATAATGCTGAGTGAACAACATACCTTCTGCTGCTAATTTATCAATATGCGGTGTATTAAATTTTTGTTGACCAAAACTACTTAAATCACCATATCCAAGATCGTCAGCCAATATATATATGATATTCGGCTTTTTATTCTCTTTTACAACTTCCGCAGAAATTACATTTTCTTTGGTTTTCGCTTTTCCACACGAAAACGCACTTGCAACTAAAATAGCCGACAGTAAAATTTGAATACCTTTTTTCATTTTTATCAATTTCTTTTCTAAGTTTTAGGATCTATTTCCTTTGAACATTTTAATACATTCAAATATACTTGTAAATTAAAGCTTCGTTTTATTAAAATCCCCCTACAAATGTTGCGATACCTGCAATACATGGTTAAACTAAAGGAGATGCAACATTATCACCCCTATTATTTTACATTATTAGGCCTAGCTCAAGCTAATTAAGGGTAAAAAATGATAAAACTTATGTAAATTGTGATGCTGTCAAGAATATTTTATATACAACATAATTACTCCTTTGATTTTTATGAGCATTTTTAAAACCACCATTACCTACATATGTTTAATTATTACATTTTTCACTTTAAACATTTCTTTCTCTCAATCTAATTCTTTAAACTTTCATGAATTAGATATACACGGTGTACTTTTTAACAAGAAGGTAAACGTGCTTTTTAAAGATAGCTACGGTTA
The window above is part of the Algibacter sp. L3A6 genome. Proteins encoded here:
- a CDS encoding arylsulfatase, which codes for MKKGIQILLSAILVASAFSCGKAKTKENVISAEVVKENKKPNIIYILADDLGYGDLSSFGQQKFNTPHIDKLAAEGMLFTQHYAGNTVCAPSRSALLTGMHTGHTPVRGNKEVMPEGQYPIPDNTYTMAEALQKGGYVTGAFGKWGLGYPGSEGDPNKQGFDVFYGYNCQRLGHNYYPYHLWSNQDSIVLTGNAGHKKEQYAPELIQEKAIEFLETYKDSTFFMYVPTIIPHAELVAPEAVLAKYRGKYAPEKVFEGTDDGPEYRLGFYESQTESHAAFVAMIEIMDNQVGEIMDKVKELGLEDNTIVVFTSDNGPHTEGGADPKYFNSNGPFKGVKRDLYEGGIRVPMMIKWPGKIKPGSKSDLISAFWDVLPTFSEVADVPVPSNLDGISFLPTLLDNASEQKQHDYLYWEFHERGGRQAIRKGKWKAVKYKVLKNPNAPIELYDLSVDEGEQNNVASEHPEVVKDMERILKEARTPSDVFTFDQVSF